A stretch of Hypomesus transpacificus isolate Combined female chromosome 7, fHypTra1, whole genome shotgun sequence DNA encodes these proteins:
- the echdc3 gene encoding enoyl-CoA hydratase domain-containing protein 3, mitochondrial: MARNLLYRAADVVQLCRSTLLTGARPLSTQTQMDPLTVRLQKNGIRNITLNNPRKRNALSLAMLDSLREDILADIDSEDLRVIIISAKGPVFSSGHDLKELTSAQGREYHNNVFQTCSEVMTLIQEIPVPVIAMVNGVATAAGCQLVASCDIAVVTEKSTFATPGVNVGLFCSTPAVAIGRAVPQKVAMEMLFTGSPISAQDALLHGLVSKVVPEERLEEVTMEMARLVCQTSRPVVALGKATFYRQMAQGREAAYATASRVMVDNLSLIDGQEGIRAFFEKRKPVWTNSMDKAHE; this comes from the exons ATGGCTAGAAACTTGTTATACCGAGCTGCTGATGTCGTCCAGCTCTGCAGGTCGACACTTCTGACCGGGGCACGTCCCCTAAGCACACAAACCCAAATGGATCCGCTTACTGTCAGGCTCCAAAAAAATGGAATAAG GAATATTACGCTGAACAATCCCAGGAAGCGGAATGCTTTATCCCTTGCAATGTTGGACTCCCTGCGAGAGGACATTCTAGCTGACATCGACAGCGAAGACCTCAGGGTCATCATCATTTCTG CAAAGGGCCCTGTGTTTTCTTCTGGACATGACCTGAAGGAATTGACGTCAGCACAGGGAAGAGAGTACCACAACAACGTGTTCCAGACCTGCTCAGAG GTTATGACTTTAATTCAGGAGATCCCTGTGCCTGTTATTGCGATGGTAAATGGGGTTGCCACGGCAGCAGGTTGCCAACTTGTTGCAAGTTGTGACATTGCCGTGGTAACAGAGAAGTCCACCTTTGCTACTCCAGGAGTCAACGTGGGTCTGTTCTGCTCTACACCAGCTGTGGCCATAGGGAGGGCTGTACCCCAGAAG GTCGCAATGGAGATGCTGTTCACAGGAAGTCCAATCTCGGCCCAGGATGCTTTGCTGCATGGGCTGGTCAGTAAGGTGGTTCCCGAGGAGCGTCTGGAGGAGGTGACAATGGAAATGGCCAGACTTGTGTGTCAGACCAGCCGTCCTGTCGTAGCGCTTGGCAAGGCTACTTTCTATAG ACAGATGGCCCAGGGTCGAGAGGCTGCCTATGCCACCGCCTCCAGGGTCATGGTGGATAACCTGTCTCTGATAGACGGGCAGGAGGGCATACGCGCCTTCTTCGAGAAACGGAAACCCGTGTGGACGAACAGCATGGACAAGGCTCACGAGTGA
- the LOC124469576 gene encoding proline and serine-rich protein 2, translating into MPTSGTKSQPVTMDFHLKANPHLQIEVNGGHDGGRRKSQSRPRSEDQALKFLSQEEQECILFFEETIESLEEEFEEGEAHKRLEEAGSPMDRCDGPPTLASTPRSHPSSLPPFSRDTMHSNPKDQDIIDLVRPEPGPAQAKEKMFNPAMPDFQSMAVNPQSHIEMKPRREPIDNFPAEYNPPLPSGSQLGSADNYGHSQYHPVGSIPTPVLIAQKIAENQGGGATNIDPSLLRRRSLDSERMPTSLDHHVKHGPPTSAKPSRFPGNISMIMGSKEHHGQSLTSVNLHERRAQMLANLSGTAHPLETEQHHLTSQPTARNVPTRSVSFRDPTPDKSRMEALSKLGLTRNRAMSGDGSTEARTKVPVLTSTPSPSPAPANPSPPATVSSEPVHHEPKSASPPSEIISLDFNSYGGKSIVVHPSTAPRSDVIVSNSHDTKIQPAVLATPSDFNSYGGKSKVMTPGPEVRSDLPDILSSHKAVLAPASAPTPASAPTPASAPALAPAKPEALPYELNSYGGKSRTMTPSSAAHSTPDVSTHCPVKTSRAPAPSPAPRPTRSQAPPSPQRKLSLPASPEPRRRSISKPPSFRSQGITVQFSGQGATDESRREALRKLGLLKETF; encoded by the exons ATGCCCACAAGTGGCACCAAGTCTCAGCCAGTAACCATGGACTTCCACCTTAAGGCCAATCCTCATCTCCAAATCGAGGTCAACGGTGGTCATGATGGTGGCCGGAGGAAGTCTCAGAGCCGGCCCAGAAGT gaggaccaGGCACTAAAGTTCTtgagccaggaggagcaggagtgcATCCTATTCTTTGAGGAGACCATTGAATCACTGGAGGAGGAGTTTGAGGAGGGGGAAGCGCACAAGAGGCTAGAGGAGGCAGGTAGCCCCATGGACAGGTGTGATGGACCCCCCACTTTAGCATCCACCCCCAGGTCCCACCCCAGCAGCTTGCCCCCCTTCAGCCGCGACACCATGCATTCCAACCCCAAAGACCAGGACATTATAGACCTGGTCCGGCCAGAACCAGGGCCAGCCCAGGCCAAAGAGAAGATGTTCAACCCAGCTATGCCAG ATTTCCAGAGCATGGCTGTGAATCCTCAGAGCCATATTGAGATGAAACCACGACGTGAGCCAATAGACAACTTCCCTGCAGAGTACAACCCTCCCCTGCCCAGCGGCAGCCAATTAGGGTCTGCAGATAACTATGGCCACTCCCAGTACCACCCTGTGGGCTCCATCCCCACCCCTGTCCTTATTGCTCAGAAGATCGCAGAGAATCAAGGAGGCGGAGCCACTAATATTGACCCCTCCCTTCTCCGTCGTAGAAGTCTGGACTCCGAGAGAATGCCCACCTCTCTCGACCACCATGTCAAACATGGTCCGCCCACATCCGCCAAGCCCAGCCGCTTTCCTGGCAACATTAGTATGATAATGGGCAGCAAAGAGCACCATGGCCAATCACTGACCAGCGTGAACCTCCATGAGAGGAGGGCCCAGATGCTGGCTAACCTATCAGGGACAGCGCACCCTTTGGAGACGGAGCAGCACCATTTGACGTCCCAGCCGACTGCCCGCAATGTTCCCACTCGCAGTGTCTCTTTCAGGGACCCCACCCCAGATAAGTCCAGGATGGAGGCCCTGTCCAAGCTGGGCCTGACCCGAAACAGAGCTATGTCTGGGGACGGCAGCACTGAGGCCAGAACCAAAGTCCctgtcctcacctccaccccttcGCCTTCCCCAGCACCTGCAAACCCCTCGCCTCCTGCAACAGTCAGCTCTGAGCCAGTCCACCATGAGCCCAAGTCTGCTTCCCCTCCATCTGAAATCATCTCGCTGGACTTTAACAGCTATGGCGGGAAAAGCATTGTGGTCCACCCTTCTACAGCCCCTAGGAGTGATGTTATTGTGTCCAACAGCCATGATACTAAGATCCAGCCTGCGGTGCTGGCCACACCTAGTGACTTCAACAGCTATGGTGGGAAGAGCAAGGTCATGACCCCTGGGCCTGAGGTCAGGAGTGACCTCCCAGATATCCTGAGTTCCCACAAAGCTGTgctggccccagcctcagccccaaccccagcctcagccccaaccccagcctcagccccagccctagccccagccaaGCCAGAAGCCCTGCCTTATGAGCTCAACAGCTACGGTGGCAAGAGTAGAACCATGACCCCATCCTCTGCAGCACACTCCACCCCAGATGTGTCCACACACTGTCCAGTGAAGACCTCCAGAGCTCCAGCCCCTTCCCCGGCCCCCAGGCCTACCCGCAGCCAAGCTCCCCCTAGCCCTCAGAGAAAGCTGTCACTTCCCGCCTCTCCAGAGCCCCGGAGGAGGTCCATCTCCAAGCCCCCCTCGTTCCGTTCCCAAGGGATCACCGTGCAGTTCTCTGGACAAGGAGCGACGGATGAGTCACGCAGGGAAGCCCTCCGGAAACTAGGACTGCTGAAGGAAACGTTCTAA
- the upf2 gene encoding LOW QUALITY PROTEIN: regulator of nonsense transcripts 2 (The sequence of the model RefSeq protein was modified relative to this genomic sequence to represent the inferred CDS: inserted 1 base in 1 codon), producing the protein MPAERKRSVNMDEKEVCSFTNKEKEKEREGERRPPSSRDKSKDETKMSGKKDSSKAVEEKRRRLEEEKKKKEEKERKKKEEEKLKAEEEQKKKEEEEKQQQEEEERKLQEEEARKQREEEAAQLKEKEESHQLHQEAWKSHQSRKELRSKNQNVHEGRPEESFFSRLDSSLKKNTAFVKKLRTLTEQQRDSLSNDFGSLNLSKYIGEAVSSVVEAKLKISDVGCAVHLCSLFHXRYAEFAPLLLQAWKKHFEARKEEKAPNVSKLRTDLRFIAELTIVGLFTDKEGLSLIYEQLKNIIGTDRETHTHVSVVISFCKHCGDDIAGLVPRKMKLAAEKFGLAFPPSEIINTEKQQPFQNLLREYFTSLTKHLKKDHRELQNIERQNRRILHSKGELSEDRHKQYEEFATSYQKLLANTQSLADLLDENMPELPQDKTVQEEHGPGIDIFTPGKPGEYDLEGGIWEDEDARNFYENMVDLKAFVPAILFKDNEKSNQAKDKEEAKDAGKEAASTEELELELEALDITDDPLELEGTDEAENEELAKKLLDDQEQEDEEASTGSHLKLIVDAFIQQLPNCVNRDLIDKAAMDFCMNMNTKSNRRKLVRALFTVPRQRLDLLPFYSRLVATLHPCMSDVAEDLCSMLKGDFRFHIRKKDQINIETKNKTVRFIGELAKFKMFTKTDTLHCLKMLLSDFSHHHIEMACTLLETCGRFLFRSPDSHLRTSVLLEQMMRKKQAQHLDARYVTMVENAYYYCNPPPMEKTVRKKRPPLQEYIRKLLYKDLSKVTTEKVLRQMRKLPWQDPESKSYLICCMVNIWNVKYNSIHCVANLLAGLVAYQEDVGIHVVDGVLEDIRLGMEVNQPKFNQRRISSAKFLGELYNYRMVESAVIFRTLFSFISFGVNPDGIPSPLDPPEHLFRIRMVCTLLDTCGQYFDRGSSKRKLDCFLIYFQRYIWWKKSVELWSADHPFPIDIDYMISDTLEMLRPKMRLSCSLEEAIKQVAELEREVLVKLGLAMEKDGRCSSALGEGEALDEEDDDDDEEGGAETEEQSGNESEMNEPEEEEGSENEEEEREEEEEENTDYLTDSNKENETDDESNEVTLRGGGLKHVACAEDEDFIQALDKMMLENLQQRSGEAVKVHQLDVAIPLQLKSQLKKGPEPACTGEGDADGSDTMQFVMLTRKGNKQQYKILNVPLSSHLAANHFNQQQAEQEERMRMKKLTLDINERQEQEDYQEMMQSLAQRPAPANTNRERRPRYQHPKGAPNADLIFKTGGRRR; encoded by the exons ATGCCTGCTGAACGCAAGCGATCGGTAAACATGGATGAGAAAGAAGTTTGCTCATTCACTAataaggagaaagaaaaagagagagaaggtgaaaggCGGCCTCCTTCTTCCCGGGATAAATCAAAAGATGAGACCAAAATGAGTGGTAAGAAGGACAGCAGTAAAGCTgttgaagagaagaggaggcggttggaagaagaaaagaaaaagaaagaggagaaggagcggaaaaagaaagaggaggagaaactcAAGGCAGAAGAAGAGCAaaagaagaaagaggaagaagaaaaacagcagcaggaagaagaggagaggaagcttCAGGAGGAAGAAGCCCGAAAGCAACGAGAAGAGGAGGCTGCACAACTCAA ggagaaagaggagagccaCCAGCTGCATCAGGAGGCCTGGAAAAGTCACCAGTCCAGGAAGGAGCTGCGCAGTAAGAACCAGAATGTTCACGAGGGTCGACCTGAAGAGTCCTTTTTCAGCCGGCTGGACTCCAGCCTGAAAAAGAACACAGCCTTCGTCAAGAAGCTGCGCACCCTCACCGAGCAACAGCGGGACTCTCTCTCCAACGACTTTGGCTCACTCAACCTCAGCAAGTACATCGGCGAGGCTGTGAGTTCTGTGGTGGAGGCCAAGTTGAAGATCTCGGATGTGGGCTGTGCTGTGCACCTGTGCTCTCTCTTCC AGCGCTATGCAGAGTTCGCCCCACTGCTTCTGCAGGCCTGGAAGAAGCACTTTGAGGCCCGTAAAGAGGAGAAGGCCCCCAACGTGAGCAAGCTGCGCACAGACCTCCGGTTCATCGCTGAGCTCACCATTGTGGGCCTCTTCACCGACAAAGAGGGCCTATCTCTCATCTACGAGCAGCTGAAGAATATAATCGGAACAGACcgggagacgcacacacatgtgTCAGTGGTCATCAGCTTTTGTAAGCACTGCGGGGATGACATCGCTGGCCTGGTACCTCGCAAGATGAAGCTGGCAGCAGAGAAATTTGGTCTGGCTTTCCCTCCCAGTGAGATCATCAACACGGAGAAGCAGCAACCTTTCCAGAATCTTCTGAGGGAGTACTTCACCTCGCTTACCAAGCACCTGAAGAAGGACCACCGGGAGCTCCAGAACATCGAGCGGCAGAACAG acGTATTCTCCACTCCAAAGGAGAGCTGAGTGAGGACAGACACAAGCAATATGAAGAGTTTGCTACCTCCTACCAGAAGCTTCTGGCAAATACCCAGTCACTGGCGGACCTGCTTGATGAGAACATGCCAGAACTCCCCCAGGATAAAACTGTACAGGAGG AGCATGGCCCTGGCATTGACATCTTCACCCCTGGGAAGCCTGGGGAGTACGACCTGGAGGGGGGCATCTGGGAGGACGAAGACGCCCGCAACTTCTACGAGAACATGGTGGACCTCAAGGCTTTCGTCCCCGCCATCTTGTTCAAGGACAACGAAAAGAGCAACCAGGCTAAAGACAAAGAAGAGGCCAAAG ATGCTGGGAAGGAGGCGGCCAGCAcagaggagctggagctggagctggaagcCCTGGACATCACTGACGACCCTCTGGAGCTGGAGGGAACCGACGAGGCGGAGAACGAAGAGCTGGCCAAGAAGCTGCTGGACGATCAAG AACAAGAGGATGAGGAAGCCAGCACCGGCTCCCACCTGAAGCTTATAGTTGACGCCTTCATCCAGCAACTCCCTAACTGTGTCAACAGAGACCTCATAGACAAG GCTGCCATGGACTTCTGCATGAACATGAACACCAAGTCCAACAGGAGGAAGCTGGTCCGAGCTCTCTTCACAGTCCCCAGACAGag GTTGGATCTTCTGCCCTTCTACTCCCGCCTGGTGgccaccctccacccctgcatGTCAGACGTGGCTGAGGACCTGTGCTCCATGCTTAAAGGGGACTTCAGGTTCCAT ATTCGGAAGAAAGACCAGATCAATATTGAGACAAAAAATAAAACCGTTAGGTTCATTGGAGAGCTGGCCAAGTTCAAGATGTTTACCAAAACAGACACGCTTCATTGTCTGAAG ATGCTGCTGTCTGACTTCTCCCACCACCACATCGAGATGGCCTGCACCCTGCTGGAGACCTGCGGACGCTTCCTGTTCAGATCCCCCGACTCCCACCTACGCACCAGCGTcctcctg GAACAAATGATGCGTAAGAAGCAGGCTCAGCACCTGGACGCCCGCTACGTGACCATGGTGGAGAACGCCTACTACTACTGCAACCCGCCGCCCATGGAGAAGACCGTGCGCAAGAAGAGACCCCCCCTGCAGGAGTACATCCGCAAGCTGCTCTACAAGGACCTGTCCAAGGTCACCACGGAGAAG gtgttGAGGCAGATGAGGAAGCTGCCCTGGCAGGACCCCGAGAGCAAAAGCTACCTGATCTGCTGCATGGTCAACATCTGGAACGTCAAGTACAACAGCATCCACTGTGTGGCTAACCTGCTGGCCGGCCTGGTGGCCTACCAGGAGGATGTGGGCATCCATGTGGTGGATGGTGTTCTGGAGGACATCCGCCTGGGCATGGAG GTGAACCAGCCCAAGTTCAACCAGCGCAGGATCAGCAGTGCCAAGTTCCTGGGGGAGCTCTACAACTACCGCATGGTGGAGTCTGCCGTCATCTTCCGCACCCTGTTCTCCTTCATCTCGTTCGGGGTGAACCCCGACGGCATCCCCAGCCCCCTGGACCCCCCCGAGCACCTGTTCCGCATCCGCATGGTGTGCACCCTGCTGGACACCTGCGGGCAGTACTTTGACCGAGGCTCCAGCAAGAGGAAGCTGGACTGCTTCCTGATCTACTTTCAG cGGTACATCTGGTGGAAGAAGAGTGTGGAGTTGTGGAGTGCCGACCATCCCTTCCCCATAGACATTGACTACATGATCAGTGACACCCTGGAGATGCTCCGGCCCAAGATGAGGCTCAGCTGCTCCCTGGAAGAGGCCATCAAACAGGTGgctgagctggagagggaggtcCTGGTCAAACTAG GTCTGGCCATGGAGAAGGACGGCCGGTGCTCCAGTGCcttgggagaaggagaggctctggatgaggaggacgacgatgatgatgaggagggaggggcggagacCGAGGAACAGTCAGGCAACGAGAGCGAGATGAACgagccagaggaggag GAAGGGTCGGAGaacgaggaggaagagagggaggaagaggaggaggagaacactgACTACCTGACCGACTCCAACAAGGAGAACGAAACTGACGACGAGAGCAAT GAGGTGACCCTGCGTGGGGGAGGGCTGAAGCACGTGGCCTGTGCTGAGGACGAGGACTTCATCCAGGCTCTGGATAAGATGATGCTGGAGAACCTTCAG CAGCGCAGCGGCGAGGCGGTCAAGGTGCACCAGCTGGACGTAGCCATCCCCCTGCAGCTGAAGAGCCAGCTGAAGAAGGGGCCCGAACCAGCATGCACTGGGGAGGGCGACGCCGACGGCTCCGACACCATGCAGTTTGTCATGCTCACGCGCAAGGGCAACAagcagcag taTAAGATCTTGAACGTGCCGCTGTCCTCTCACCTGGCGGCCAATCACTTCAACCAGCAGCAGGCTGAGCAGGAGGAGCGCATGCGCATGAAGAAGCTCACCCTGGACATCAACGAGAGGCAGGAACAGGAGGACTACCAGG agatgaTGCAGTCCCTGGCCCAGCGTCCGGCTCCGGCCAACACCAACCGCGAGCGTCGGCCACGCTACCAGCACCCTAAAGGTGCTCCTAACGCCGACCTCATCTTCAAGACTGGAGGAAG gagacGCTGA
- the calua gene encoding calumenin-A, producing the protein MIRPLLMCFALCVVYATSKPTEKKERTHHEAPLSSREHVDAEGFEYDHEAFLGKEQAKTFDDLTPEESKRRLGIIVGKIDGDGDGFVTEAELKAWIKKAQKKYIYDNVDRQWKDFDMNNDGMISWEEYRNVTYGTYLDDPEPDDSYDYQRMMARDERRFKMADKNEDQIANKEEFTAFLHPEDYDHMKDIVVLETMEDIDKNGDGFIDLEEYIGDMYNHEDEMEEPEWVATEREQFSEFRDKNKDGKMDREETMDWILPSDYDHAEAEAKHLVYESDSDKDGKLTKEEILNKYDLFVGSQATDFGEALVRHDEF; encoded by the exons ATGATCCGGCCACTGCTGATGTGCTTTGCCCTCTGTGTGGTCTACGCCACCAGCAAGCCCACAGAGAAGAAGGAGCGCACTCACCATGAGGCTCCGCTGAGCAGCCGGGAGCATGTCGACGCTGAAGGCTTCGAGTACGACCATGAAGCTTTCCTGGGCAAGGAGCAGGCCAAGACCTTTGATGACCTCACTCCGGAGGAGAGCAAACGCAGACTGGG GATAATTGTGGGTAAGATTGATGGTGATGGGGATGGTTTTGTGACTGAGGCTGAGTTGAAAGCTTGGATCAAAAAAGCTCAAAAGAAGTATATCTATGACAATGTGGACCGTCAGTGGAAGGACTTTGACATGAACAACGATGGGATGATCTCATGGGAGGAGTACAGGAATGTCACTTATGGCACCTATCTGG ATGACCCAGAGCCAGACGATAGCTACGACTATCAGAGGATGATGGCTAGAGATGAAAGGCGGTTCAAAATGGCAGACAAAAATGAAGACCAGATCGCTAACAAAGAGGAGTTTACAGCTTTCCTTCACCCTGAGGACTATGACCATATGAAAGATATTGTGGTGCTG GAAACCATGGAAGATATTGATAAGAATGGTGACGGCTTTATTGACCTGGAAGAGTACATTG gtGACATGTACAACCATGAGGATGAAATGGAGGAGCCGGAGTGGGTGGCAACTGAGCGCGAGCAGTTCTCAGAGTTCCGGGACAAGAACAAAGATGGAAAGATGGATAGGGAGGAGACCATGGACTGGATCCTGCCATCAGACTACGACCACGCAGAAGCCGAGGCCAAACACCTAGTTTACGAGTCAGACTCCGACAAG GATGGAAAGCTAACCAAGGAGGAAATCCTGAACAAGTATGACCTGTTTGTCGGGAGTCAAGCAACTGACTTTGGAGAGGCGCTAGTACGGCATGATGAGTTTTAG
- the LOC124469410 gene encoding ultraviolet-sensitive opsin-like, with the protein MGKHFHLYENISKIDPFEGPQYYLAPVWAFYLQAAFMGFVFFAGTPLNFVILLVTAKYKKLRQPLNYILVNISFAGFIFATFSVSQVFVASLKGYYFLGPTLCALEACMGSIAGLVTGWSLAVLAFERYVVICKPFGQFKFGSTQAGIAVGFTWFMGVGCSTPPLYGWSRFIPEGLGCACGPDWYTHNEEYHCTSYTYFLIVTCFMMPLSIIIVSYSQLLGALRAVAAQQAESASTQKAEKEVSRMVIVMVGSFVVCYAPYAIAGLYFAFSTNEDKDYRLVTIPAMFSKSSCVYNPLIYAFMNKQFNACIMETVFGKKIDESSEVSSKTETSTVSTA; encoded by the exons ATGGGGAAGCACTTCCATTTGTATGAGAACATCTCCAAGATCGACCCCTTTGAAGGACCACAGTACTATTTGGCTCCGGTGTGGGCTTTCTATCTGCAGGCTGCGTTCATGGGCTTTGTGTTCTTTGCTGGAACACCTTTAAACTTTGTTATTCTATTAGTGACAGCGAAATACAAGAAACTAAGGCAGCCTCTGAATTACATTCTGGTCAACATCTCGTTCGCAGGCTTTATTTTTGCTACGTTTTCTGTGAGTCAAGTGTTTGTCGCAAGTCTAAAAGGATACTATTTCCTGGGCCCTACATTATGTGCATTAGAAGCATGTATGGGATCAATAGCAG GGTTGGTGACAGGTTGGTCGCTGGCTGTCCTTGCCTTTGAGAGATACGTGGTCATCTGTAAACCCTTTGGCCAGTTCAAGTTTGGGAGCACCCAGGCTGGGATAGCAGTGGGCTTCACCTGGTTCATGGGAGTTGGATGTTCCACCCCACCACTCTATGGCTGGAGCAG GTTCATTCCTGAAGGTCTGGGTTGCGCCTGTGGACCTGACTGGTACACTCACAATGAAGAGTACCACTGCACAAGCTACACCTACTTCCTGATCGTGACCTGCTTCATGATGCCCCTATCCATCATTATCGTGTCTTATTCACAACTTCTGGGTGCACTGCGAGCT GTGGCAGCTCAGCAGGCTGAATCAGCCTCCACTCAGAAGGCTGAGAAGGAAGTCTCCAGGATGGTCATTGTGATGGTGGGCTCCTTTGTAGTGTGCTATGCCCCCTATGCCATAGCAGGCTTGTACTTTGCATTCTCAACCAACGAGGACAAAGACTACCGCTTGGTCACCATCCCAGCAATGTTCTCTAAGAGCTCCTGTGTCTACAACCCTCTCATCTACGCATTCATGAACAAACAG tTCAATGCGTGTATCATGGagacagtgtttgggaagaAGATTGATGAGTCATCTGAGGTTTCTTCCAAGACTGAAACCTCCACAGTCTCCACTGCATGA